The following coding sequences lie in one Streptomyces albofaciens JCM 4342 genomic window:
- a CDS encoding carbonic anhydrase has product MDTFIEHARSFNARIAAVHEERETYQRLADGQSPLALFITCSDSRIIPSLITGALPGELFELRTAGNAVPPHRPGMPASAEAATIEYAMRVLRVADIVVCGHSHCGAVGAMARREDLAGAPDVRAWLTQQVSGELPRDEAPTVATAVQQHVVEQLARLREYPCVRERVDAGEVSLHGWYYEVHTGLVTAHRPTTDTFLPL; this is encoded by the coding sequence GTGGACACCTTCATCGAACACGCACGCTCCTTCAACGCCCGCATCGCGGCCGTACACGAGGAGCGCGAGACCTACCAGCGGCTCGCCGACGGCCAGTCGCCGCTCGCCCTGTTCATCACCTGCTCCGACTCACGGATCATCCCGTCCCTGATCACCGGAGCCCTCCCGGGCGAGCTCTTCGAACTCCGTACGGCGGGCAACGCCGTACCTCCGCACCGCCCGGGCATGCCGGCCAGCGCGGAGGCCGCGACGATCGAGTACGCGATGCGCGTGCTGCGCGTCGCGGACATCGTGGTGTGCGGCCACTCGCACTGCGGGGCGGTCGGCGCCATGGCGCGCCGCGAGGACCTCGCCGGCGCCCCCGACGTACGCGCCTGGCTGACCCAGCAGGTCTCCGGCGAACTGCCCAGGGACGAGGCGCCGACGGTGGCGACCGCGGTCCAGCAGCACGTCGTCGAACAGCTGGCGCGGCTGCGCGAGTACCCGTGCGTACGCGAGCGCGTCGACGCGGGCGAGGTGAGCCTGCACGGCTGGTACTACGAGGTCCACACCGGCCTCGTCACCGCGCACCGGCCCACCACCGACACCTTCCTCCCCCTCTGA
- a CDS encoding RNA polymerase sigma factor — protein sequence MKPGGPSLPALGLPADFRAFHQLYRAGYIRYAELHLGSRADAEEAVDLAFEQLMLAWQTVLRQPVPEAYAWRVVKNRTIDHARARGRRPVVVDVAAFETLSLRHALDPISELEESLTLYQAIGALPERQRDVMLLRYALGYATKETARLMGITEAGVRSTIRHALRRLRQAFGLEEGEDDARLAE from the coding sequence GTGAAACCTGGCGGCCCCAGCCTCCCCGCCCTCGGCCTGCCCGCCGACTTCCGCGCCTTCCACCAGCTCTACCGCGCGGGCTACATCCGGTACGCCGAACTCCACCTGGGGTCCCGCGCGGACGCGGAGGAAGCCGTTGACCTGGCCTTCGAACAACTCATGCTCGCCTGGCAGACCGTTCTGCGGCAGCCGGTCCCCGAGGCGTACGCCTGGCGCGTGGTGAAGAACCGCACCATCGACCACGCCAGGGCCCGCGGCCGCCGCCCGGTCGTCGTCGACGTGGCCGCCTTCGAAACCCTCTCCCTGCGCCACGCGCTCGACCCGATAAGCGAGTTGGAGGAGTCCCTCACCCTCTACCAGGCCATCGGCGCGCTGCCCGAGCGTCAGCGGGACGTCATGCTGCTGCGTTACGCCCTCGGATACGCCACCAAGGAAACGGCGCGCCTCATGGGCATCACCGAGGCCGGTGTCCGCTCGACCATCCGCCACGCGCTCCGCCGACTGCGCCAGGCGTTCGGCCTGGAGGAAGGGGAAGACGATGCCCGCCTTGCCGAATGA
- a CDS encoding MFS transporter yields the protein MSARPGEPAPHATPPHGPHAASHKNAPPEAPEPPEQRRVLTVLALSQTLSGAGLAAGITVGALLAEEMLGSTGLAGLPAALFTGGAALGAVGIGRVCQRWGRRPGLTLGYATAGLGSLGVVIAAAAGNVWLLFLSLLVYGAGTATTLMARYAGADLASPARRGRAVSLVLFATTLGAVVGPNLVGVTGDVAHVWGIPRLAGPFLLAVVAYAAAAVVLGAFLRPDPLRLARARAAAAESRDELVSEAETEAEAEAADAPAPAPAPAPTPAPTNIRGIVSGAAVMTLTQLVMIAIMTMTPVHMRAHGHATETAGLVIALHVAAMYLPSPLTGLLVDRIGRQRVAAASGVVLLAAGLLAALAPAHSVPALATALVLLGVGWNFGLVSGTAIVTDAVPLATRASTQGLVDVGIAIAGATGGMASGLVVASGGYSALGLGGGLVALGLVPLLALAGRSKGKARTTTADAPDSPIVTAAPGERA from the coding sequence ATGAGCGCTCGGCCCGGCGAACCGGCCCCCCACGCCACACCACCCCATGGCCCGCACGCCGCTTCGCACAAAAACGCGCCCCCGGAGGCGCCCGAGCCCCCCGAGCAGAGGCGCGTACTGACCGTACTCGCCCTCTCCCAGACGCTCAGCGGCGCGGGGCTGGCCGCGGGCATCACGGTGGGCGCGCTGCTCGCCGAGGAGATGCTCGGCTCCACGGGGCTGGCCGGCCTGCCCGCGGCCCTGTTCACGGGCGGTGCCGCGCTCGGCGCCGTCGGGATCGGCCGCGTCTGCCAGCGCTGGGGGCGGCGCCCGGGGCTCACCCTGGGGTACGCCACGGCCGGCCTCGGCAGCCTCGGCGTCGTCATCGCCGCGGCCGCCGGCAACGTGTGGCTGCTGTTCCTGTCCCTCCTCGTATACGGGGCGGGTACGGCGACGACCCTGATGGCCCGGTACGCGGGCGCCGACCTGGCCTCACCGGCGCGCCGGGGGCGCGCGGTGAGCCTCGTGCTGTTCGCCACGACGCTCGGCGCGGTGGTCGGCCCGAACCTGGTCGGCGTCACGGGCGATGTCGCGCACGTCTGGGGCATTCCGCGCCTGGCCGGTCCGTTCCTGCTGGCCGTGGTCGCGTACGCGGCCGCGGCGGTGGTGCTGGGGGCGTTCCTGCGCCCTGATCCGCTGCGGCTGGCGCGGGCCCGCGCGGCGGCAGCGGAGTCCAGGGATGAGCTGGTGAGCGAGGCGGAAACGGAAGCGGAAGCGGAAGCGGCCGACGCGCCCGCGCCCGCGCCTGCACCCGCACCCACTCCCGCGCCCACGAACATCCGCGGCATCGTCTCCGGCGCCGCCGTCATGACCCTCACCCAGCTGGTCATGATCGCGATCATGACGATGACGCCCGTCCACATGCGGGCGCACGGCCACGCGACCGAGACCGCCGGGCTCGTCATAGCCCTGCATGTGGCGGCGATGTATCTGCCGTCGCCGCTCACCGGCCTCCTCGTGGACCGGATCGGACGACAGCGGGTCGCGGCGGCCTCCGGCGTCGTGCTGCTCGCCGCCGGTCTGCTGGCCGCGCTGGCGCCCGCGCACTCCGTACCGGCGCTGGCCACCGCACTCGTACTCCTCGGCGTCGGCTGGAACTTCGGCCTGGTCAGCGGCACCGCCATCGTCACCGACGCCGTACCGCTGGCCACCCGCGCCTCGACGCAGGGCCTGGTCGACGTGGGGATCGCCATCGCGGGCGCCACGGGCGGCATGGCGTCGGGGCTGGTCGTGGCCTCGGGCGGGTACTCGGCGCTGGGACTCGGCGGCGGGTTGGTGGCGCTCGGTCTTGTCCCTCTGCTGGCGCTTGCCGGGCGGTCGAAGGGCAAGGCCCGTACGACGACTGCCGACGCCCCGGACTCGCCCATCGTTACCGCCGCTCCCGGGGAGCGGGCATGA
- a CDS encoding SulP family inorganic anion transporter: MTPKTTPGATKGPRPAATSSTPTPQPPSPPSSSPSSSASPFRRWPFLRADFTASIVVFLVALPLCVGVAVASGVPAELGLITGIVGGLLTGFLPGSSLQVSGPAAGLTVLVYEAVQQFGLSTLGALVLVAGLLQVAMGALRLGSWFRAISVAVVQGMLAGIGLVLIAGQLYALTDAKAPGSGLANLGGLPGLITGTAGSGAALTAFAVGAGTVAVLVLWPRWKPAARVLPAPLAAVALATLAVFALDLPIARVEVTGLLSSIQPPGGSDFAQLAGVGAIGTVLAFALIASAESLFSAAAVDRLHDGPRTQYDKELMAQGAGNTVCGILGALPMTAVIVRSSANVHAGARTKASRVMHGAWLLIFAAALPAALGIIPVAALAGVLVHAGWKLLPLRDFAPLWREHRGEAVILAATAIAIVVTNMFEGVLIGLLLAIAKTAWETSHVHLEITGLDAPSTEPIQVRALGNATFLRLPKLLDQLESLPHNREVTLDLTGLRHLDHACATALTGWETQRSKTTTNSPTPDNPAHAP, translated from the coding sequence ATGACACCGAAAACGACTCCGGGCGCGACCAAGGGCCCCCGCCCCGCCGCCACCTCCTCCACCCCCACCCCCCAACCACCCTCACCACCTTCTTCCTCCCCCTCCTCCTCCGCCTCTCCCTTCCGCCGCTGGCCCTTCCTCCGAGCGGACTTCACGGCGTCCATCGTCGTCTTCCTGGTGGCCCTGCCGCTGTGTGTCGGCGTGGCCGTCGCCTCCGGCGTCCCCGCCGAACTCGGCCTGATCACCGGCATCGTCGGCGGCCTGCTCACAGGCTTCCTGCCCGGCAGCAGCCTCCAGGTCAGCGGCCCGGCGGCCGGGCTGACCGTCCTCGTATATGAGGCGGTACAGCAGTTCGGCCTCAGCACCCTGGGGGCGCTCGTCCTCGTGGCGGGCCTCCTCCAGGTCGCCATGGGCGCGCTGCGCCTCGGCAGCTGGTTCCGCGCGATCTCCGTGGCCGTCGTCCAGGGCATGCTCGCGGGCATCGGCCTCGTACTGATCGCCGGCCAGCTGTACGCGCTCACCGACGCCAAGGCGCCCGGCAGCGGCCTCGCCAACCTCGGCGGACTGCCGGGCCTGATCACCGGCACCGCCGGGTCGGGCGCGGCGCTGACCGCGTTCGCCGTCGGTGCGGGCACGGTCGCCGTACTGGTGCTGTGGCCGCGCTGGAAGCCCGCGGCCCGTGTCCTGCCGGCCCCGCTCGCGGCCGTGGCCCTGGCCACGCTCGCCGTCTTCGCCCTCGATCTGCCCATAGCCCGGGTCGAGGTGACGGGCCTGCTCTCGTCCATCCAGCCGCCGGGCGGCTCGGACTTCGCCCAGCTGGCGGGGGTCGGCGCGATCGGCACCGTCCTCGCCTTCGCGCTCATCGCGTCCGCCGAGTCGCTGTTCAGCGCGGCGGCCGTGGACCGGCTGCACGACGGGCCCCGTACGCAGTACGACAAGGAGCTGATGGCGCAGGGCGCGGGCAACACCGTCTGCGGCATCCTGGGCGCCCTGCCGATGACGGCGGTGATCGTACGCAGCTCCGCGAACGTCCACGCCGGGGCCCGTACGAAGGCGTCCCGCGTGATGCACGGCGCCTGGCTGCTGATCTTCGCGGCGGCGTTGCCGGCGGCACTGGGGATCATCCCGGTGGCGGCACTGGCGGGCGTACTGGTCCACGCGGGCTGGAAGCTCCTCCCGCTGCGCGACTTCGCCCCGCTGTGGCGTGAGCACCGGGGCGAGGCCGTCATCCTCGCGGCGACCGCCATCGCGATCGTCGTGACCAACATGTTCGAGGGCGTACTGATCGGCCTCCTCCTGGCGATCGCCAAGACGGCCTGGGAGACCTCCCACGTCCACCTGGAGATCACCGGCCTGGACGCCCCGTCCACCGAGCCCATCCAGGTACGGGCCCTCGGCAACGCCACCTTCCTCCGCCTCCCCAAACTCCTCGACCAACTGGAGTCCCTCCCCCACAACCGCGAGGTCACCCTCGACCTCACCGGCCTACGCCACCTCGACCACGCCTGCGCCACAGCCCTGACCGGCTGGGAAACCCAGCGCAGCAAGACAACGACCAACTCCCCGACCCCGGACAACCCGGCACACGCGCCTTAA
- a CDS encoding deoxyxylulose-5-phosphate synthase, with translation MPPAKTSYVCLPCRASYKQSHPGRHDHGRVCPRCAEPLIHVGSAFAAPKRRDVAGWRVLSVLLNAGVRFHKSCCGGPGYRPRTLAEVRERMAWARATGEPFARVLVRRELG, from the coding sequence ATGCCCCCCGCGAAGACCTCTTACGTCTGCCTCCCCTGCCGAGCCTCCTACAAGCAGTCCCACCCCGGCCGCCACGACCACGGCCGGGTCTGTCCTCGGTGTGCTGAGCCGCTCATTCACGTCGGGTCTGCCTTCGCGGCGCCCAAGAGGCGGGACGTCGCCGGCTGGCGGGTGCTTTCCGTGTTGCTGAATGCCGGGGTTCGGTTTCACAAGAGTTGTTGTGGTGGGCCCGGTTATCGGCCTCGGACGCTCGCGGAGGTGCGGGAGCGGATGGCTTGGGCGCGGGCCACTGGGGAGCCGTTTGCTCGGGTGTTGGTTCGGCGGGAGTTGGGGTAG